The Kutzneria kofuensis nucleotide sequence ACAGCCGCGGGCAGGGCCACGACACCCCGGACCGCAGCCAGGGCGACGGCACGCAGTGGGCCGAGGGGTTCATGACCCGCGGCATCGACTCCCCCGACCACTACTACTACCGACGCCTGATGACCGACTGCGCCCGTGCGGTCGACGCGGTCGCCGAGCTCGCAGGCCTGGACCCGGAACGGGTGATCGTCACGGGCGGCAGCCAGGGCGGCGGTCTCGCCCTCGCCGTCGCGGGCCTGGTGCCGGACCGCGTGGCGGCGGTCATGCCGGACGTGCCGTTCCTGTGCCACTTCCGCCGCGCGGCGGAGATCGCCGGCGAAGGGCCGTACGTGGAACTCGCGAAGTACCTGCGCTGGCACAGTCGCCACAACGTGGAGCCGGCCTTCGCCACACTGTCCTATTTCGACGGTGTCCAGTTCGCGCGGCGGGCGGTGGCGCCGGCGCTGTTCAGCGTCGGCCTGATGGACCCGATCTGCCCGCCCTCCACCGTCTACGCCGCCTTCAACAACTACGCGGGCGAGGACCGCACCATGACCGTCTGGCCCTTCGCCGACCACGGCGGCGGCTACGGCTCCAACCCGGCCGTGCAACTGGCCTGGCTACGGGATCGCGGCCTGGCCCCGCGCTAGCCGGGTCACATCGGATGGGCCGCCCGCCGCGCCAGCGGGCGGCCCATCACTCCGCGCGCGTCGAATTCGTCGAACCGACGGGCGAAGGGCGAGACAATACTCACAGCGTCCGATGTGGACATCGTGCCTGGTGGGCACGGCTTCGTTTATGATCCCTGCCGATCAGCCCGCCCAACCACGAAAACGAGCACGGGTCGAATGAACTCCCTGTTTCTCGCGATCGCCGTCGCCCTCATGGTTCGATCGCTGGCCGCCGCCCGCCTGGACCGGTGGAACCTCGGCGCGCCGGTGGTCATGGTGCTGGCGGGCGTCGTCGTCGGTCTGGTCAACGAGGACTCCATCTCGGCCCTGCTGAACACCCAGGCGGTGCAGCAGGCCGCCGAGATCATCCTCGCCGTGCTGCTGTTCACCGACGCCACCGAGGTCCGCGGTGGCCGGCTGTGGGGCGGCTCGCCCGGACTGGTCGCCAGGGTGCTGCTGCTGGCGCTGCCGCTGAGCCTCGCGCTGGCCATGGCGTTCGGCTGGCTGCTGTTCCCCGGCCTGCCCTGGCCGGTGCTGCTGCTGGTCGCCGGGGTCGTGGTGCCGACCGACTTCGCCCCGGCCGAACGCCTCGTCCGCGATCGCGGGCTGCCCACGCACGTGCGCAGCGTGCTCAACGTGGAGAGCGGCTACAACGACGGCATCGTCTCCCCGCTCTTCCTCTTCGCGCTGATCCTCGCGGGAGACCACGACCAGCAGCGCACGCCGCTCGACGCCCTGGGCACCGCGGTGCCCTTCGCGCTCAAGGCCGTCCTCGTCGGTGTCG carries:
- a CDS encoding acetylxylan esterase; amino-acid sequence: MPLTDASLDELTNYRPEIPTPQDFDAFWDRTLAEARGHGAAVKADRVTDHHLLRTVEVDDVRFPGWNGEPVAAWLLRPHDADGPLPVVVTCIGYSGGRGLPTDHLLWSAAGYAQLVVDSRGQGHDTPDRSQGDGTQWAEGFMTRGIDSPDHYYYRRLMTDCARAVDAVAELAGLDPERVIVTGGSQGGGLALAVAGLVPDRVAAVMPDVPFLCHFRRAAEIAGEGPYVELAKYLRWHSRHNVEPAFATLSYFDGVQFARRAVAPALFSVGLMDPICPPSTVYAAFNNYAGEDRTMTVWPFADHGGGYGSNPAVQLAWLRDRGLAPR